In Alkalihalobacillus sp. FSL W8-0930, a single window of DNA contains:
- a CDS encoding DUF485 domain-containing protein produces MQEKKRFIIPLTVFFLLFYFSLPILASYTTILNNPAIGSITWVWILAIAQFVMTWTLCILYVRKAARFDQKADEILSEYKGGHSE; encoded by the coding sequence ATGCAAGAAAAGAAACGCTTTATCATTCCGCTTACCGTCTTCTTCTTACTCTTTTACTTTTCACTTCCCATCTTAGCTTCCTACACCACGATTTTGAACAATCCTGCAATTGGTAGTATTACTTGGGTCTGGATACTTGCCATTGCCCAGTTTGTGATGACATGGACTCTTTGTATTCTTTATGTAAGAAAAGCAGCCAGGTTTGATCAAAAAGCAGATGAGATCTTATCTGAATACAAAGGGGGACATTCTGAATGA